From Streptomyces sp. SAI-135:
TGACGGCGGCTTGTGCGCTCGCGCTGCTCCCTTCCAGCAGCGCGAGCGCCCACCCTCTCGGCAATTTCACCGTCAACCGCTACGACGGTCTCGTCGCCGCCCCCGGCCAACTCCGCGTCGACCACGTCGAGGACCTCGCCGAGATCCCGGCCACCCAGGCCAAGCCGGACATCGAGAAGTCCGGCATGACCGAGTGGGCCGACGGGCGTTGCCGTAAGGCCGCCCAGGGCGCGAAGGTCACCGTCGACGGCCGTACGGTCGTCCTCACGGCGAAGAGCAGCCACGCACGCGTACGGCCCGGTCAGGCCGGGCTCGACACCCTGCGCGTGGAGTGCCGGCTGACCGCCCCGCTGCCCGAGGACGCCACCGTCACGCTGGGCTTCCACAGCGCGGGCACCGACTCCGGCCCCGGCTGGCGCGAGATCACCGCGCGCGGCGACCGGATGACGCTCACCGCGTCGGACGTGCCCGAGAAGTCGGTGTCGGACGAACTGACCACGTACCCGAAGGAGTTGCTCTCCTCCCCCGCCGACACCGTGACCGCCTCCCTGCGGGTGCGGCCCGGCGGTCCGGCCCTCGCCGAGGAGCGCTCGAACGCCCCCGCGGCCTCCGTGCTGCCCCGTGGCGCCGACCGCTGGACCCGCGCCCTGGACTCGCTGGTCGCCCGGCACGACCTCACCGTCGGTTTCGCGGCGCTCGCCCTGCTCATCGCGGTCGCCCTCGGTGCCATGCACGCCCTGGCCCCGGGGCACGGCAAGACCCTGATGGCCGCGGTGGCCGCGGCCCGCGGTGGCCGGGCCCGGATGAAGGACGTCCTGCCGCTGGCCGCCTCCGTGACCGTCACCCACACCCTGGGCGTGGTCGCCCTGGGCCTCCTCGTCGCGGCCGGCTCGTCGGCGGCGCCCTCGGTGATCGCGTGGCTGGGCATCGCGAGCGGGATGATGGTGACCGCGGCGGGTGTCACGCTGTTGCGCCGGGCCCTGCACACCCGCGCGCAGCAGCACGGGCACACGCACCCGCATGCGGCGGGCGCCGACGCCGACCGGCCCGAGGAACGCCAGCTGGTCCTGGTCGCCGCCTCCACACAGACGGTGACAGCGACGGCAACGGCAACGGCAACGGCAACGGCGGAAAGGCACACCCACCCCCGCACGCCCGGACACCCGCACGACCACTCTCACGACCACGAGCACGAGCACGAGCACGCACACGGGCACTCCCACGATCACGCACACCCGCACCCGCACTCCCATGACCACGACCACGACCACGACCACGACCACACCCTCGAACACACCCACGGCGGCTTCACCCACACCCACGCCGTCGCCCCCACCCTCCGCGGCACGATCCTGCTGGGCTTCGCCGGCGGTCTCGTGCCCAGCCCCTCCGCCGTCGTCGTGCTCGTCGGGGCCGCCGCACTGGGGCAGGCCTGGTTCGGGCTGCTGCTCGTCGTGGCGTACGGGGTGGGGCTGGCCCTGACCCTGACCGCGGCCGGATTCGCCGTCGTCAGGCTGGGCAGTGGAGTCACACGGCTGCTGGACAGGCGCCCCCGCCTGGCCACGAGCCCGATGACCGCCCTGGTGCGCAGGACCGCGCCCCTGATGTCGGCGTTCGTCGTGGTGGCTCTCGGGGCAGGATTGGTGCTCAAGGGGGCGGCATCCGCACTCGGCTGAGCTACTTTTGTACAGAATTCACGTGCAACATCACGCGGAGCGGAGATTTCGCCCGGATGCGAATGGGGGACGCCCGTGTCCGAAGAACCGGGCAGTGAACGAGTGATCGCGGGCCGCTACCGCCTCCTGTCCCCGCTCGGCGAGGGCGGCATGGGAACCGTGTGGCGCGCCCGTGACGAGGTGCTGCACCGTGAGGTCGCCGTCAAGGAGGTGCGCGCGCCGCACGGGCTGCCGGCCCACGAGGTCGAGCGGCTGTACGCCCGCCTCGAACGCGAGGCGTGGGCGGCGGCCCGGGTCGCCAACCGCAATGTGGTGACGGTCTACGACGTGGCGACCGAGGACGGCCGCCCGTGGATCGTCATGGAGCTGGTGCGCGGCATCTCGCTCGCCGAACTCCTTGACGCGGAGGGCCCGCTCAGTCCGCAGCGCACCGCGCACATCGGCGCCGAGGTGCTCTCCGCGCTGCGGGCCGCGCACGAGGCCGGGGTGCTGCACCGGGACGTGAAGCCCGCCAACGTACTGCTGTCGAACGACGGCCGCGTGGTGCTCACCGACTTCGGCATCGCCCAGGTCGAGGGCAGTTCGGCGCTCACCATGACCGGCGAGGTCATCGGCTCCCCCGAGTTCCTGGCCCCGGAGCGGGCGCTCGGCCGCACCCCGGGTCCGGAGTCGGACCTGTGGTCGCTGGGTGTGCTCCTGTACGCCGCCGTCGAGGGCAACTCCCCGTTCCGCCAGAACACCCCGCTGAGCACCCTGCGCGCGATCGTGGACGAGGAGCTGCCGCCGCCGTACCGGGCCGGTCCGCTCGCGCCGGTGATCGAGGGGCTGCTGCGCAAGGATCCGGCGGAGCGGCTCCCGGCCGAGCAGGCCGAGCAGGAGCTGCGGATCATCGGGGCGGGCGGCACGCCCCGGGCGGACGCCGTGCAGGCGGGGCCGTACGCCCCCACCGTCGCGGCGCCCTTCCCGCAGGAGCCGCCGACGGCCCCGTACCGGCCCGCGCCGACTCCCACCTCCACCCCCACCACGACCGCCGGCCCCCCGGAGCGCGACCGCCGCGCCACCGTCTTCCTGGTCGCGGGTGTGCTGGCCCTGGCGCTGGCGATCGCGGGGCTGACGTACGCGCTGCTGAACCGTGACAACGGCGACAAGGGCGGGGAGACGGCCAAGGACACCACCCCGGCGGTGAGCTCGCCCGCGCCGACCAAGACCGACGAGACCGGTGAGGACACTCCGTCCCC
This genomic window contains:
- a CDS encoding sulfite exporter TauE/SafE family protein, producing the protein MKPRRLFASLTAVLTAACALALLPSSSASAHPLGNFTVNRYDGLVAAPGQLRVDHVEDLAEIPATQAKPDIEKSGMTEWADGRCRKAAQGAKVTVDGRTVVLTAKSSHARVRPGQAGLDTLRVECRLTAPLPEDATVTLGFHSAGTDSGPGWREITARGDRMTLTASDVPEKSVSDELTTYPKELLSSPADTVTASLRVRPGGPALAEERSNAPAASVLPRGADRWTRALDSLVARHDLTVGFAALALLIAVALGAMHALAPGHGKTLMAAVAAARGGRARMKDVLPLAASVTVTHTLGVVALGLLVAAGSSAAPSVIAWLGIASGMMVTAAGVTLLRRALHTRAQQHGHTHPHAAGADADRPEERQLVLVAASTQTVTATATATATATAERHTHPRTPGHPHDHSHDHEHEHEHAHGHSHDHAHPHPHSHDHDHDHDHDHTLEHTHGGFTHTHAVAPTLRGTILLGFAGGLVPSPSAVVVLVGAAALGQAWFGLLLVVAYGVGLALTLTAAGFAVVRLGSGVTRLLDRRPRLATSPMTALVRRTAPLMSAFVVVALGAGLVLKGAASALG
- a CDS encoding serine/threonine-protein kinase codes for the protein MSEEPGSERVIAGRYRLLSPLGEGGMGTVWRARDEVLHREVAVKEVRAPHGLPAHEVERLYARLEREAWAAARVANRNVVTVYDVATEDGRPWIVMELVRGISLAELLDAEGPLSPQRTAHIGAEVLSALRAAHEAGVLHRDVKPANVLLSNDGRVVLTDFGIAQVEGSSALTMTGEVIGSPEFLAPERALGRTPGPESDLWSLGVLLYAAVEGNSPFRQNTPLSTLRAIVDEELPPPYRAGPLAPVIEGLLRKDPAERLPAEQAEQELRIIGAGGTPRADAVQAGPYAPTVAAPFPQEPPTAPYRPAPTPTSTPTTTAGPPERDRRATVFLVAGVLALALAIAGLTYALLNRDNGDKGGETAKDTTPAVSSPAPTKTDETGEDTPSPSPSKSTTSAPPPQSVDVSLSGSHTDYTGTCPPDRSAAPTFTVTLTVGRLPATVTYRWVSEKGSVNGSWKTLTFPAGGDRTQEDSRFVTTQDDSGTFEDTISVEVREPVEKTSESVPFSLTCVAETPTGTGEASPTASP